The following coding sequences are from one Hippopotamus amphibius kiboko isolate mHipAmp2 chromosome 9, mHipAmp2.hap2, whole genome shotgun sequence window:
- the LOC130860373 gene encoding LOW QUALITY PROTEIN: 60S ribosomal protein L7a-like (The sequence of the model RefSeq protein was modified relative to this genomic sequence to represent the inferred CDS: inserted 1 base in 1 codon; substituted 1 base at 1 genomic stop codon), whose translation MLKGKKAKGKKVAPAPAVVKEQEAKKVVNPLFEKRPKNFGIGQDIQPKMDLTHFVKWPRYLWLQRQRAILYKQLKVPPAIDXFTQALDCQXTQLFKLAHKYRSETKQEKKQRLLAQAEKKATGKGDVPTKRPPVLQAGVNTVTTLVENKKAQPVVIAYYLDPIELVVFLPALCHQMGVPCCIIKRKARLGRLVHRKTYTIMSFTQVNPEDKGNLAKLVEAIRTNYNDRCNEICHHWGGNVLGPKSVACIAKLEKAKARELATELG comes from the exons ATGCTGAAGGGAAAGAAGGCTAAGGGGAAGAAGGTGGCCCCGGCCCCTGCAGTGGTGAAGGAGCAGGAGGCCAAGAAGGTGGTCAATCCCCTGTTTGAGAAAAGGCCAAAGAATTTTGGCATTGGACAGGACATCCAGCCCAAAATGGACCTCACCCATTTTGTCAAATGGCCCCGCTACCTCTGGCTGCAGCGGCAAAGGGCTATCCTCTACAAGCAGCTGAAAGTGCCTCCCGCGATTGACTAATTCACCCAGGCACTGGATTGCC ATACCCAACTGTTTAAGCTGGCCCACAAGTACAGAtcagagacaaagcaagagaagaAGCAGAGGTTGCTGGCCCAAGCTGAGAAGAAAGCTACAGGTAAAGGGGATGTCCCCACCAAGAGGCCGCCTGTCCTCCAAGCAGGGGTTAATACTGTCACCACCTTAGTGGAGAACAAGAAGGCTCAGCCGGTGGTGATTGCATACTACCTGGATCCCATTGAGCTGGTGGTCTTCCTTCCTGCCCTGTGCCATCAGATGGGGGTTCCATGCTGCATCATCAAGAGGAAGGCCAGGCTGGGGCGTCTGGTCCACAGGAAGACCTACACCATCATGTCCTTCACACAAGTCAACCCAGAAGACAAAGGCAATCTGGCCAAGTTGGTGGAGGCCATCAGGACCAATTACAATGACAGATGCAATGAGATCTGCCATCACTGGGGAGGCAATGTCCTGGGTCCAAAATCAGTGGCTTGCATTGCCAAGCTAGAGAAGGCGAAAGCCAGGGAACTGGCCACCGAACTGGGCTGA
- the LOC130860372 gene encoding tripartite motif-containing protein 5-like — translation MASGILANIQEEVTCPICLELLTEPLSFDCGHTFCQACITASNKESMTDHCPVCRTSYERGSLRPNRHIANIVQRLREVKLSPEVEHKRNLCVHHGEKLLLFCEEDGKVICWLCERSQEHRGHHTFLMEEVAQKYQMKLKEALERLREEQQEAEKMEVKVREEITTWQNQIQNERQKVQAEFKKLRGILASEEVKELQKLKNEEGLILRNLADSEHELVQQSQLVRDLISDLEHRLQGSLLEMLQDVNDIMKRSEILTLKKPTTISKEQRRVFRAPDLRDILQEFNELTDMQRYWVHVSLSHTTGNPEVAISADRRQVRYVCKFQVHKAYQKVFYEDYGVLGSPAITSGKHYWEVDVSEKRAWILGVCSGKCLEYNRKFPVKTSGNCQNIYSRYQPKYGYWVIGLKNQFEYNAFDESSSSEPLILTLFLTVSPQRIGVFLDYNAGMVLFLNVKNHRFLIYKFSSCSFSEKTYPYFNPMRCGAPMNLCLPNS, via the exons ATGGCTTCAGGAATCCTGGCGAACATACAGGAGGAAGTGACCTGCCCCATTTGCCTGGAGCTTCTGACAGAACCCCTGAGCTTTGACTGTGGCCACACCTTCTGCCAAGCCTGCATCACTGCAAGCAACAAGGAGTCCATGACTGACCACTGTCCTGTGTGCAGAACCAGTTATGAGCGTGGGAGCCTGCGACCTAATAGGCACATAGCCAACATAGTGCAGAGGCTCCGAGAGGTCAAGTTGAGCCCTGAGGTGGAACATAAGAGAAATCTGTGTGTGCACCATGGAGAAAAACTCCTGCTCTTCTGTGAGGAGGATGGGAAGGTCATTTGCTGGCTTTGCGAGCGGTCCCAGGAGCACCGTGGTCACCACACATTCCTCATGGAGGAGGTTGCCCAGAAGTACCAG aTGAAGCTCAAGGAAGCTCTGGAGAGATTGAGGGAGGAGCAGCAGGAAGCTGAGAAGATGGAGGTTAAAGTCAGAGAAGAGATTACTACTTGGCAG AATCAAATACAAAATGAGAGACAAAAAGTCCAGGCAGAGTTTAAAAAACTGAGAGGTATCCTGGCCAGTGAGGAGGTGAAGGAACTGCAAAAGCTGAAGAATGAGGAGGGATTGATTCTAAGAAACCTGGCAGACTCTGAGCATGAGCTGGTCCAGCAGAGCCAGTTGGTGAGAGATCTCATCTCAGATCTGGAGCATCGTTTGCAGGGGTCATTACTGGAGATGCTTCAG gATGTGAATGACATCATGAAAAG GAGTGAGATCTTGACTCTAAAGAAGCCAACCACTATTTCCAAGGAACAAAGGAGAGTGTTTCGAGCTCCTGATCTGAGGGATATACTGCAAGAGTTTAATG AGCTGACCGACATGCAACGCTACTGGG TTCATGTGAGCCTGAGTCATACCACAGGTAATCCAGAAGTTGCCATTTCTGCGGACCGAAGACAAGTGAGATATGTGTGCAAATTCCAAGTACATAAAGCATATCAGAAAGTGTTTTATGAAGACTATGGTGTCCTGGGCTCCCCAGCTATCACATCAGGGAAACATTACTGGGAGGTAGATGTGTCAGAGAAACGTGCCTGGATCCTGGGGGTATGTAGTGGAAAATGCCTTGAATATAATAGAAAGTTTCCAGTTAAAACCAGTGGAAATTGTCAAAATATTTACTCGAGATATCAGCCTAAGTATGGCTACTGGGTTATAGGGTTAAAAAATCAGTTTGAATATAATGCTTTTGATGAGTCTTCCTCATCAGAACCCTTGATCTTAACCCTCTTCCTGACTGTTTCTCCTCAACGTATTGGGGTTTTCCTAGACTACAATGCTGGCATGGTCTTATTTCTCAATGTCAAAAACCACaggtttctcatctataaattctCTTCATGTTCCTTTTCTGAGAAAACTTATCCATATTTCAATCCTATGAGATGTGGTGCCCCCATGAATCTGTGCTTGCCAAACTCTTGA
- the LOC130860371 gene encoding tripartite motif-containing protein 5-like isoform X1, whose product MASEILVNIQEEVICPICLELLTEPLSLDCGHTFCQACITASNKNSVIGQDGESSCPVCRTSYHSGNLRPNKLVANIVRRLRDVKLSLKMEQKRNLCVQHEEKLLLFCEKDGEVICWACERSQKHRGHHTLLVEEVSQEYQKKLQAALVGLREEQEEAEKMEVQVREEIAMWKSQIELERQNVQEEFKKLRAILDSEELKELQKLKSEEGLILSNLTDSEHELVQQSQLVKDLISDLEHRLQGSTVDMLQDVNDIMKRSENLTLKKPKRFSKEESRVFRAPDLRDILRVFNELTDMQRYWVHVTLNPVKLKKDVVISADQRQVKHKFILEQYTTYRTDDYEDYGILGSPVITSGRHYWEVDVSRKRAWILGVYSERRPEYTLKLPVEISGNCQNVYLRYQPKYGYWVIWLSHDSVYNAFKDSSSSDPLILTLCLSVPPRRIGVFLDYKAGTVLFLNVTNHGFPIYKFSSCSFSQKTFPYFSPMKCDAPMTLCSPSS is encoded by the exons ATGGCTTCAGAAATCCTGGTGAACATACAGGAGGAGGTGATCTGCCCTATTTGCCTGGAACTTCTGACAGAACCCCTGAGCCTTGATTGTGGCCACACCTTCTGCCAAGCCTGCATCACTGCAAGCAACAAGAATTCAGTGATTGGCCAAGACGGGGAGAGCAGCTGTCCTGTGTGCAGAACCAGTTACCACTCTGGGAACCTGCGGCCTAATAAGCTTGTTGCCAACATAGTACGGAGACTCAGAGACGTCAAGTTGAGCCTGAAGATGGAGCAAAAGAGAAATCTGTGTGTGCAGCATGAAGAAAAACTCCTGCTCTTCTGTGAGAAGGATGGGGAGGTCATTTGCTGGGCGTGTGAGCGATCTCAGAAGCACCGTGGTCATCACACGTTGCTCGTGGAGGAGGTTTCCCAGGAGTACCAG AAGAAACTTCAGGCAGCTTtggtggggctgagggaggagcaggaggaagctGAGAAGATGGAAGTTCAAGTCAGAGAAGAGATTGCTATGTGGAAG AGTCAAATAGAACTTGAGAGACAAAATGTCCAGGAGGAGTTTAAAAAACTGAGAGCGATCCTGGACAGTGAGGAGCTGAAGGAACTGCAAAAGCTGAAGAGTGAGGAGGGATTGATTCTAAGTAACCTGACAGACTCTGAGCATGAGCTGGTCCAGCAGAGCCAGTTGGTGAAAGATCTCATCTCTGACCTGGAGCATCGTTTGCAGGGGTCAACAGTGGATATGCTGCAG GATGTGAATGACATCATGAAAAG GAGTGAGAACTTGACCCTGAAGAAGCCAAAAAGGTTTTCCAAGGAAGAAAGTAGAGTTTTTCGAGCTCCTGATCTGAGAGACATACTACGAGTGTTTAATG agctgaCAGACATGCAACGCTACTGGG TTCACGTGACCCTGAATCCTGTCAAGCTTAAAAAAGATGTTGTTATTTCTGCGGATCAGAGACAAGTGAAGCACAAGTTTATTCTGGAACAATATACTACATACCGGACTGATGATTATGAAGATTATGGTATCCTGGGCTCCCCAGTTATCACATCAGGGAGGCATTACTGGGAGGTAGACGTGTCAAGGAAACGTGCCTGGATCCTGGGGGTATATAGTGAAAGACGGCCTGAATATACTTTGAAGTTACCAGTTGAAATCAGTGGAAACTGTCAAAATGTTTACTTGAGATATCAACCTAAATATGgctactgggtcatatggttaagTCATGATTCTGTATATAATGCTTTTAAAGATTCGTCCTCCTCAGATCCCTTGATTTTAACCCTCTGTCTGAGTGTTCCTCCCCGTCGTATTGGGGTTTTCTTAGACTATAAGGCTGGCACAGTCTTATTTCTCAATGTCACAAACCATGGGTTTCCCATTTATAAATTCTCTTCATGTTCCTTTTCTCAGAAAACATTTCCATATTTCAGTCCTATGAAATGTGATGCCCCCATGACTCTGTGCTCACCAAGCTCATGA
- the LOC130860371 gene encoding tripartite motif-containing protein 5-like isoform X2 — MASEILVNIQEEVICPICLELLTEPLSLDCGHTFCQACITASNKNSVIGQDGESSCPVCRTSYHSGNLRPNKLVANIVRRLRDVKLSLKMEQKRNLCVQHEEKLLLFCEKDGEVICWACERSQKHRGHHTLLVEEVSQEYQSQIELERQNVQEEFKKLRAILDSEELKELQKLKSEEGLILSNLTDSEHELVQQSQLVKDLISDLEHRLQGSTVDMLQDVNDIMKRSENLTLKKPKRFSKEESRVFRAPDLRDILRVFNELTDMQRYWVHVTLNPVKLKKDVVISADQRQVKHKFILEQYTTYRTDDYEDYGILGSPVITSGRHYWEVDVSRKRAWILGVYSERRPEYTLKLPVEISGNCQNVYLRYQPKYGYWVIWLSHDSVYNAFKDSSSSDPLILTLCLSVPPRRIGVFLDYKAGTVLFLNVTNHGFPIYKFSSCSFSQKTFPYFSPMKCDAPMTLCSPSS, encoded by the exons ATGGCTTCAGAAATCCTGGTGAACATACAGGAGGAGGTGATCTGCCCTATTTGCCTGGAACTTCTGACAGAACCCCTGAGCCTTGATTGTGGCCACACCTTCTGCCAAGCCTGCATCACTGCAAGCAACAAGAATTCAGTGATTGGCCAAGACGGGGAGAGCAGCTGTCCTGTGTGCAGAACCAGTTACCACTCTGGGAACCTGCGGCCTAATAAGCTTGTTGCCAACATAGTACGGAGACTCAGAGACGTCAAGTTGAGCCTGAAGATGGAGCAAAAGAGAAATCTGTGTGTGCAGCATGAAGAAAAACTCCTGCTCTTCTGTGAGAAGGATGGGGAGGTCATTTGCTGGGCGTGTGAGCGATCTCAGAAGCACCGTGGTCATCACACGTTGCTCGTGGAGGAGGTTTCCCAGGAGTACCAG AGTCAAATAGAACTTGAGAGACAAAATGTCCAGGAGGAGTTTAAAAAACTGAGAGCGATCCTGGACAGTGAGGAGCTGAAGGAACTGCAAAAGCTGAAGAGTGAGGAGGGATTGATTCTAAGTAACCTGACAGACTCTGAGCATGAGCTGGTCCAGCAGAGCCAGTTGGTGAAAGATCTCATCTCTGACCTGGAGCATCGTTTGCAGGGGTCAACAGTGGATATGCTGCAG GATGTGAATGACATCATGAAAAG GAGTGAGAACTTGACCCTGAAGAAGCCAAAAAGGTTTTCCAAGGAAGAAAGTAGAGTTTTTCGAGCTCCTGATCTGAGAGACATACTACGAGTGTTTAATG agctgaCAGACATGCAACGCTACTGGG TTCACGTGACCCTGAATCCTGTCAAGCTTAAAAAAGATGTTGTTATTTCTGCGGATCAGAGACAAGTGAAGCACAAGTTTATTCTGGAACAATATACTACATACCGGACTGATGATTATGAAGATTATGGTATCCTGGGCTCCCCAGTTATCACATCAGGGAGGCATTACTGGGAGGTAGACGTGTCAAGGAAACGTGCCTGGATCCTGGGGGTATATAGTGAAAGACGGCCTGAATATACTTTGAAGTTACCAGTTGAAATCAGTGGAAACTGTCAAAATGTTTACTTGAGATATCAACCTAAATATGgctactgggtcatatggttaagTCATGATTCTGTATATAATGCTTTTAAAGATTCGTCCTCCTCAGATCCCTTGATTTTAACCCTCTGTCTGAGTGTTCCTCCCCGTCGTATTGGGGTTTTCTTAGACTATAAGGCTGGCACAGTCTTATTTCTCAATGTCACAAACCATGGGTTTCCCATTTATAAATTCTCTTCATGTTCCTTTTCTCAGAAAACATTTCCATATTTCAGTCCTATGAAATGTGATGCCCCCATGACTCTGTGCTCACCAAGCTCATGA